A section of the Acanthopagrus latus isolate v.2019 chromosome 20, fAcaLat1.1, whole genome shotgun sequence genome encodes:
- the LOC119010346 gene encoding neoverrucotoxin subunit beta-like has product MGGVGGRERDLTVYKFPPRIRIHQTSSSSWKSRRLTHDSADLHNFTRLKKMSSEIMDVAALGRPFTLGMLYDARKDELIPGLTLWDPKTLKEKTVKTSQQTSNFEVSASDSIESKSSLMDIEASLKVSFLCGLIEVGGSAKYLNDKKKFKNQSRVTCRYNATTHFNQLSVTQGETMNPQQIEVIRKGTATHVVTGILYGANAFFVFDSEKLEASSVQDIQGHMEAVIKKIPSFNIEGSITAQLTEEEKALTNKFSCKFYGDFILERNPTSFEDAVKTYAELPKLLGEDGEKSVPVKVWMMPLKVFDTTAAELMKEISVGLVWKLQNALEDLREIQMRCDDSLEDTVVQNLPQIKKMLNKFQNCCDRYVSNLQMNVAKKLPSIRDGEEDESSVKKLCEDRNKSPFSHEKLDDWLNHKEREINVIRSCVEMMKGTKIVHNESELDREVLAAGVDDALCFVFTSLQSADPGLDEMDNYLDSVTGSTNEDLDSVRGSTSEVPWYYSDEVLTKLREKAKSFQDIAKSLKSFRFLVAAIRNEKYTGATIYHYKNGILHTEDFSKPDIPDVETVTDRRALLWYACDLTLDPDTANNWLILSEGNKKVTEGPHQSYPHHPQRFDAWTQVLCREELTGRCYWEVEWESFKVNVTVGVCYGGMSRKENNDQSRLGGNKLSWGLEYTQIPGPDALYAKHDNQDHSLPEPSLFTCLGVYLDWSAGTLSYYNASSDTLSHIYTFHTKFTEPVYPGFLVWTDSSVSLCL; this is encoded by the exons ATGGGAGGAGTcggtggaagagagagagatctgacAGTATATAAGTTTCCTCCCAGAATCAGAATTCACCAGACAAGCAGCTCCAGTTGGAAGTCAAGAAGACTCACACACGACTCAGCTGATCTGCACAACTTCACCAG ATTGAAGAAAATGTCCTCAGAAATCATGGACGTCGCTGCCCTGGGTCGACCTTTCACCCTAGGAATGCTCTATGATGCTCGCAAAGATGAACTGATCCCAG GTTTGACATTGTGGGATCCAAAAACTCTAAAAGAGAAGACAGTTAAAACATCTCAACAAACCAGTAACTTTGAAGTCTCTGCATCTGACTCCATTGAGTCCAAGTCCTCTCTGATGGATATTGAAGCTTCTCTGAAGGTCAGTTTCCTGTGTGGACTGATTGAAGTTGGAGGATCTGCCAAGTATCTGAATGATAAGAAGAAATTCaagaatcagagcagagtgacgTGTCGGTACAACGCTACCACACACTTCAATCAGTTGTCAGTGACTCAAGGTGAAACCATGAACCCCCAACAGATAGAGGTCATCCGGAAGGGCACGGCAACGCATGTAGTCACAGGAATCCTTTATGGGGCAaatgctttctttgtgtttgacagtgagAAGTTGGAAGCCAGCAGCGTTCAGGACATCCAGGGCCACATGGAGGCTGTGATCAAGAAGATCCCCTCATTTAATATTGAGGGTAGCATTACCGCTCAGctgactgaagaagaaaaagcccTGACCAACAAATTCTCCTGCAAATTCTACGGAGACTTCATTCTTGAAAGAAACCCTACATCATTTGAAGATGCAGTGAAGACCTATGCAGAACTCCCAAAGCTGctgggagaagatggagagaagagtgTTCCAGTGAAGGTCTGGATGATGCCTCTGAAGGTCTTTGACACGACTGCAGCTGAGCTGATGAAAGAGATCAGCGTTGGATTAGTGTGGAAGTTGCAGAATGCTCTCGAAGATTTaagagaaatacaaatgagATGTGACGATTCTCTGGAAGACACAGTGGTACAGAATCTTCCACAgatcaaaaaaatgttgaacaagTTCCAAAACTGTTGTGATCGTTATGTATCTAACCTCCAGATGAACGTGGCGAAGAAACTTCCCTCCATCCGTGATGGTGAAGAAGACGAGAGCTCAGTAAAGAAACtctgtgaagacagaaacaagtcaccattcagtcatgaaaaactAGACGACTGGCTGAatcataaagagagagaaatcaacGTCATCAGGTCCTGTGTGGAAATGATGAAGGGAACAAAGATCGTCCATAATGAGTCAGAGCTGGACAGAGAGGTTCTTGCTGCAGGTGTCGATGATGCTCTGTGCTTCGTCTTCACCTCCCTGCAGAGTGCCGACCCCGGACTGGATGAGATGGATAATTACCTGGATTCAGTTACAGGAAGTACCAATGAAGACCTGGATTCAGTTAGAGGAAGTACCAGTGAAGTCCCATGGTACTATTCAGATGAAGTTTTAACCAAATTGAGAGAAAAAGCCAAATCTTTCCAAGATATTGCCAAATCTTTGAAGAGCTTCCGTTTCCTGGTAGCGGCCATCAGAAATGAGAAATACACCGGAGCAACAATCTACCACTACAAGAACGGCATTCTGCACACTGAGGATTTCTCAAAGCCGGACATCCCTGATGTGGAGACTGTCACAGACAGAAGAGCTTTACTCTGGT ACGCCTGTGATCTCACTCTGGACCCAGACACAGCAAACAACTGGCTCATTCTGTCCGAGGGAAACAAGAAGGTGACAGAAGGACCACATCAGTCGTATCCTCACCACCCACAGAGATTTGATGCTTGGACTCAGGTTCTGTGCAGAGAGGAGCTGACTGGGCGCTgctactgggaggtggagtgggaAAGTTTTAAGGTCAATGTCACTGTAGGTGTTTGCTACGGAGGGATGTcaaggaaagaaaacaatgaccagtCCAGGCTCGGAGGGAATAAACTGTCCTGGGGTTTAGAATACACCCAGATTCCAGGTCCAGATGCTCTCTATGCCAAACATGATAATCAGGACCACAGTCTGCCTGAACCTTCTCTCTTCACCTGTCTGGGAGTGTATCTGGACTGGTCTGCTGGCACTCTGTCTTACTATAATGCCTCATCTGACACTCTGAGTCACATCTACACCTTCCACACCAAGTTCACTGAGCCTGTGTACCCAGGCTTCCTGGTTTGGACAGACtccagtgtgtctctgtgtctgtaa